The genomic region GTTATATTATTTATCTATGTTTTTAATTAACTCATTATCAATCTTCTTCTTATCCTCTAAAATCCGATCTAATGGACTTTTTATTTTTGCAAAATGTTTTGTGCTTACATGAGTATAAATATCCGTGGTTTTACTCGATGCATGACCTAGGATATTTTGAATATACCTGATATCGGTTCCTTGTTCTAATAAGTGTGTCGCAAATGAATGCCTCAACATATGGGGTGTGACTCTCTTATCAAATTTACACCTTTCAGCAGCATTTGTCACAACATTAAATACACTTGTTGCACTATATTTTCTTCGCCCTTTACCCTCAAATAAATAATAATTTGGCTTAAATAACTTTAGATATTTTTTCAATACAATCATTAATGACTCAGATAGAATTGAAGTTCTATCTTTTTTCCCTTTCCCTGCTCTAATAAATATGAGCTGCTTATCAAACCAAATATCCTGCCGCCTCAGATTAATAAGTTCACTTCGACGCAATCCGGCAGAATACAAAGTCGCTATAATCGCTTTGTGTTTTAGGTTTGTACTAACATTCAATAACTGAATAACTTCATTTTCGGAGATTACTTTAGGCAGCGTTCTAGTTTTACGTGGCCGGTCTATACTATAAAATTCTTTTTTCTTACCTAAAACCTGCTCATAGTAGAATTTAATAGCATTTATCCGTTGATTCTGCTGACTATGAGAGATCTTATTACGAATAATTAATCGATGTATATAGTCATTAATTTCATCAGGAGTTATGTCCTCAATGTTTCTTAGTCTGAAATATCTCTGGTAGTCATCAAAATACTTGGTATAAATCCGAATGGTACTCTCACTGTATCTAACTCGTTCCAATTTCTCCAAATAACCTTTCGGCAATCGAACAACTTCCTCAACTTCTGCTATACCTCTTTGTATGCTAATCTCGTATGTCTGAGAGAAAACCTGCTTAAATTTGTCGTAATCAAACTCATTTCGAGCAACCCACCACATTTTTTTAGTCTGACTC from Ancylomarina subtilis harbors:
- a CDS encoding tyrosine-type recombinase/integrase, whose amino-acid sequence is MQKVKLKLSADVHRKQKVVCIRFERNQEVINLLRANFPACWSQTKKMWWVARNEFDYDKFKQVFSQTYEISIQRGIAEVEEVVRLPKGYLEKLERVRYSESTIRIYTKYFDDYQRYFRLRNIEDITPDEINDYIHRLIIRNKISHSQQNQRINAIKFYYEQVLGKKKEFYSIDRPRKTRTLPKVISENEVIQLLNVSTNLKHKAIIATLYSAGLRRSELINLRRQDIWFDKQLIFIRAGKGKKDRTSILSESLMIVLKKYLKLFKPNYYLFEGKGRRKYSATSVFNVVTNAAERCKFDKRVTPHMLRHSFATHLLEQGTDIRYIQNILGHASSKTTDIYTHVSTKHFAKIKSPLDRILEDKKKIDNELIKNIDK